TGCCGTTTCGCTCTTCGAGGACCATGAATTCATAGAATGAGAGTTTCCCTTCGCTAAAAAGCCGAAACATTCCCATCATCACTCCGTTCTGCGGCTCGCTCCAGATCTCTTCGATGGATCCGCCCAAGCCCGTGCCGGACCAGGTGCCGGCGAGCCACTTAAGATCTGTGATAGTCGCGGCGGCTCCGGCGGACCCTTCATCGAGTTTCAGAGTGTTTGCCGTCTGTTTCGATTGAGCCGAAGCAGAAACCACAGCTGAAAATAGCAAGAAAAGTGAAAAATAGATCTTCATAACGAAACTCAGTTAGCCTCCGCCATCGGAAGTTCTATTACACTATCATCGTCGCCCGGGCCGAGTGATTTCGTGACCGGACGGATAGCCGTTTCGATAGGCTTAAGCGTCGGGATGTTCTCTTTTGCCAGCGTCCCGCTAATCTTCTTGATGGTCTCAAGCTGCGTGATGAACCGCGATTCCAGCGAACCCACGGCTTGATTGTAACTGTTAACTGCACGGCCCAGGTTCGTCCCGACGCTCGCGAAATGGTCAAGAAGCGTCGTTGTGCGTTTGTAAAGTTCGATGCCCGCATCACGCATTTCATAGATGCTTTCTGCCATGCGCTCCTGCTGCCACAGGAATCCGACCGTTCGCAGCATTGTTATCAGCGTCGATGGCGTTGCGAGGACAATTTGGTTATTGATGCCGTCCTCGATCAGTTTTGGATCGGCCATCAGAGCCGCACCGAATGACGATTCGATCTGCATATACATCACAACGAAATCGACCGTGTCAGGCAGTTGCTCCCAATAGGATTTTTTGCTCAGATCGCCGAGGTGTTTGCGCACGGCTTTTGCGTGTTCGCCAAGCTCGCGGACCCTTTCGTCATCATGCTCCGTCTCAAAAGCACGCATATACGCTGCCAGCGGGACCTTTGAATCCAATATCAGCCGCCTGCCCCCGGGCAGCGAGATGATCATGTCGGGGCGGAGCTTTCCTTCGTCGGTCGCCAGGCTTGTCTGCTCCTGAAAATCGCAGTACGGCGACAAACCGGCGACCTCAACAACGCGCCGCAGGCTGATCTCGCCGTATTTCCCGCGGACATGCGATGTTTTCAGTGCGCCGACTAGCTGTTTTGTGCCCTCGCCTAGTTCGTTCGTCGTGCTCTTGATGGCATCGAGCAAGGTGCGCATCTCAACGTAAGCACCTTCGCGTTTTAGCTCGATCTCGCCGAGCTTTTTGTCGAACTGCGACAGCGAATCGCCGAGCGGTTTGACGAGGTGCTCGATCGCCTGTTTTCGCTTTTCAAGTTCAGCGGCAGATTCTTTCGTCTGGCTTTCGAGCGTTTGTTTAGCCATTTCGAGAAACGACGAATTATTTCTGCGAAGTGCCTCGGAAGACAGTGATTCAAACGCTTCACGCAGCTTTTCGTTCGCCTCGACGATGAATTTCTTCTGCTCTTCGATGGCTTTTACCGCCTCATTATATTTTGCGTTCAGATCCGCGTTAGAGGTCTTTAATTGAACGGCCTGTTCGCTCAGACGGCGTATCTCGGTTTCCAGTTCGGCCGTTCGCAAACCGGTCTTTTCGACCGCCTCCTGCATTTCCGCGAGCTCCGTCTCAGCTTTCGTTTTGGCCCGCTCGGTCTCGATCAGCCTCTCCTGCTGACGTGCGTCCCTTTCCGCGAGTTGCTTGATCTGCGATTCTGTATCCGCAATTCGGCTGCGTGCGGCAGCGGCCTCAGCCTCGAATCTCGCTGCATCGCTCATCGCCGCGGCGGCACGACGTGCAGCGATCAAATACCCGACGGCTCCGCCGACGATGAGGCCGCCGATCAACGCAGCAATTGCAATGTAAAGTGGATTCTCCATGAGCAGATCGCCTTTTCTTTGATCAAATCATAGC
This sequence is a window from Acidobacteriota bacterium. Protein-coding genes within it:
- the rmuC gene encoding DNA recombination protein RmuC, with product MENPLYIAIAALIGGLIVGGAVGYLIAARRAAAAMSDAARFEAEAAAARSRIADTESQIKQLAERDARQQERLIETERAKTKAETELAEMQEAVEKTGLRTAELETEIRRLSEQAVQLKTSNADLNAKYNEAVKAIEEQKKFIVEANEKLREAFESLSSEALRRNNSSFLEMAKQTLESQTKESAAELEKRKQAIEHLVKPLGDSLSQFDKKLGEIELKREGAYVEMRTLLDAIKSTTNELGEGTKQLVGALKTSHVRGKYGEISLRRVVEVAGLSPYCDFQEQTSLATDEGKLRPDMIISLPGGRRLILDSKVPLAAYMRAFETEHDDERVRELGEHAKAVRKHLGDLSKKSYWEQLPDTVDFVVMYMQIESSFGAALMADPKLIEDGINNQIVLATPSTLITMLRTVGFLWQQERMAESIYEMRDAGIELYKRTTTLLDHFASVGTNLGRAVNSYNQAVGSLESRFITQLETIKKISGTLAKENIPTLKPIETAIRPVTKSLGPGDDDSVIELPMAEAN